The genomic stretch ttttggccattctattAGGTGTTTAGtggtagaaattttattttttttaaagttgtattttGTACTTGTTGCCCTGTATTGGTCTTTTTGCTGGGTTCAGTTTCTCCATGCTATTCCACACCTCACTccacaaataaaaattaactcataatATGCCAAAACTGTAAATATAAAAAGCTAAAATcctaaagcttctagaagaaaatataggtaaaaACCTTTGCATTCTAAGTTGTGACCTTGCTCAATGAAACTGCATAGAACAAATCTGACTACTATTCTGCACACCAACCCTTCTGCAAGAAGCAGAATGCCCTTATGTGCCATCTCTAGTTGTCCTAATTATGCATACTCTGCTTTTGACCCTTCTATAAACTTCTATAAACAGTCAGGAGCAGTATAACTGAGGTTCCATCTCTCAAAGACTCCACTCAtcctggaatttttctttttcattagtcTGTTGTCCCATCAAGATCTGTCCCACTTTCAAGGTCTGTCCCACTTTTTTGATCTTTACTCCCTCTGACCTCAAGTTAAACCAGACACTGCTACTTGGAAACAGAGCCATTTTACAGGAATCACAGAGGCTGTTGGCTGCTACAAAAAAGCAAATATGAAGTGGCACATTTTGTCACCTAATTTAGTGTACTGTTGTTTTCAGAGAGTGTTTACGGTTTCCTTGACCTGTCTGGGGAGTGAGCAGGATACGGACACTTGACCCACGATATCTTTCCCCACTGCCTATAATTCGTCAATGGAATCTTGTCTGTTTTTCACATCTCATATTACTTTATTCATCTCAACCTTCACTAACAGCAGACTGACAGGGCAAAGGTGAgaaaagtttaaataacttgAGAGTTATCTTGGAAAATACATCAGGCCCTTTGAAAGTGTCTCTGATTGAATTTTTCACATTTGGTCTCTCCTGTTGTCTTTGGACTTCCCTAGAGACTCATTCTTAAATAttctaagccttgccattcttTTATCTGTAATCACCTATTATGATACAGGGCCCTGTTAATGTGGTGGTGAGGTATGTGGGAGGGGAAGTATTCTATGAATCTATGATTTTCTTGCCTGTAACATGAGAGGACCTGATTTGAATCTCTAAGCAGCTTCACATTCTTTACTAAACTATGGCACAGACTCTATGACTCTCTGAttcatttttctgatgttttataGAGTGAATGGATCAGGTTTCCTAGAGTAGTATGTGGAGCCTTTTAGCAGTATTAGCACACCAggatcttgttagaaatgcatttGTCAGGCTCCattctagacctactgaatcaggaaTGCTGAGGTGGGGTCTTGCAATCTGTTTTTAATAAGCCCTCTGTGGAATTGTGATGTAGCTAAAGTTTAAGAATGATTATCCTAGAAACTGTCTTGACTCTGTGGTAGGAGATAATCAATTAATTATTCTGGGTGCTGTGTAATAGTTCCAGCTCTTCCTCACATATCTGAAATAATAGTCTTGGGCAGTATGCAAACTGGATCAGAAATCACCTCCAGTTCCataaacagaattaaaattaTTGAACCTAGAATTGTGAAGTCAGatgatttattataagaaattcaTGTCATACTTAAAACCTACTGTGTAATTTCCCATACTCATTAGTGACTCCAGAATGATCATGTTAATTTAATTACACATTATTTGAATTGAAATAAATCATTCAACCCCCCACCCCTAGTTCTCATTGATTTCGCCTGTAAACAGAAAAGATATCAATGGAAAATTATAGCTGTAAAATCCTATGATTCAGACATCCAATAATTTAATACTGCCAATAATTTAAAGATAATCATTGTTCTCTATTATCCTTATTCTAAGAGCATTAGAATATTTAGCAttatatgtaacatataataGAGGATTTGTATTACTGTAACATTTTCATCCTGATGTTTTAGCAATCTAAACACATATCCCTTTGAAGTTCCCTAAAGATTGTATTTTCATGAGAGTCTATTTAAGGTAACACAAGTAGGTTttacttttatgaaaaaaatttaataataatttttgtgACCCTGTTCTTTGAACATAGCACTATTCAACCAAGCATACAAATGTTCTTGCTATTGATAAGCCTCAGTAGTTAAAACCACTTCCCAGAAGAATCTATAAATAAAAGgtttctctgtttccttatttgaaaACACCTGACTTAAAAAAGAAGATCTGTTGGCACTTTTTTCCCCCAGGAAACTCTCTACCATGAAgattcatctctttttctttattctactcttttGGGTCACAATTTTACCAGGTAACATGGAAATGTTAATGGGCATACATACTTGTGCTAATGAATTTGAGGAGACATCAGTTTTTCCTTGTTAAAAGTATGGTAATAACATAGAGATCAAAAGGTTTTTATGTTAAATGCAACGTGCTACTCTGGATTGAaccctggaacagaaaaataaaaaaagacaatagtgggaaaactggtgaaatgtgaataaagtctgtagtttagttaacGGTATTAtagcaatattaattttttatttttgacaaatgtaccataggTAAATGAGATGCTACCATAAGGGGAAGTTGGTCTCTGTTATCTTTGCAACTCTTCCATAAAtctaaaatgatttcaaaataaaaagtgtaaaacaCCTGAAAGATCAATTCATGAGTCTCATCACCTTCATCTGGTAACAATTAGTTAGAATTGATTCTTGATGGAAAAAAGTATTCTTTAAGCATAACCAACTGGTAAGTGGTAGATGGTTCAGTATAAGAGAGAGACCTATttaccttttccttctttttaaccTATGCCAGTACActacttccagtctaggaaaACTTTCTTAATATTCTGTCCTTGGTACTATAGGTAAATCATGTCCCTTGTTGGCCTTTCTTAAGATCACATATAAAATAACAAGTTTTGGAGATGGAGAACTCATTGAGTTTACTCCCTTCTCCTTAAAGAGTTTAGTTTAAAGTGAAAGGCTGAGCTCAAGTCTGCCCAATTTATAATATTGGCACTGAAATTAGGTTCAGTTCACTAACTCTAGGAAAATACTCCTTTGTAGCACCTGGCTGACATTTTTAggacaaatgaaaatcaaatagaGGCCTAGGAGAATGAATTAGCTTATTCTTTCACTGTGAATATTATAAAGTCTATCATGACAACCTAAAAATTTTCACATAATAAACTGATAAATTATCATTAAAAGGTTGCAAATGGAGAAACTTCTATATAGGGGCCAAACATCAATGAAGTAACAAAGTAATACAGTTAATTGTTAATTTAACTAAGAAAATAACTTCCTCTACCTCCATTCAAAAATTGTTAGAAAAggctctctgtattttttttccagacCTAGAAAGGGCGAAAAGGAAATTCTACACAGATTCATATTGCTTTTAACATTATgataaatctttttaattttcttttaattttaacaatagcTAAAATTAATAGATCACTATGCCAAgggtttttatgttttattagcttattttttccttataacaCCTACATCAAGTGCCCTTATTAATGTTATTCACACATTtatcaacaaattttaaaatgatgtgtTCTGTAGAATTAGAAATTATGAGCTACTTGGGGGAATACAGTGACATAGATTACAACATCAGTTATtaactttttgtatattttttcttatattttcaaagTGAGGCCATTGTTCTTGTTAATCACACATGTACCAAACTTTTAGAGAATTCCTACCATTAgtgatacaaatatatatgtaaaagtaaaGAAATACTCAACATACATATTTTCCTCACAAAATTAGAAAAGGTGTAGTGAAATACAGACACTTTGAGCAAAAAGAATGTGGTCTTTCATCTTGTAGTTCACCAACATATGGTGGTTGAACTAAACTGGATAAAATTGAATCTCATATATGACTCTTAGAGTTCCTCAGTTGTTTTTTGTATCTCACCTTCAGATGGTAAAAGTTCTTATTCAAAATTGAGGTACAAAAACTCATTTTCCACTCAGACAGTTACAGATGAAAAAGTGTTTAGACAAAAGTCCTTACATTTTCTATGCATGAAAATTTCCACTGAAGTCATttactttcttcttcattttctagaaGTTGTAAAGGCACCAAATGTCTAGAAATGAAGCATTGTTTCACTCACACCTATTGTTTTGTTCTGTCAAATTCAAAACTCTGTTATTGCTAACCATCACTTTTCAAGTCTGCCATGTACTTTGGATGTAGGATGGTATAGTTTTGTACTGAAAGGGTAATCATGATTTTTTCCCATTTCCAAGAAGGTTAATGATAGTCTACCACAGGGgttcccaacccccaggccacagaacaccacacagcaggaggtgagcagtgggtgagCGATCGAAggttcatctgctgctccccattgcttcccatcgctcacattaccactgaactatccccccacccccatctctccccacctcaccccccagggccgtggaaaaattgtcttccacgaaaccggtccctggtgccaaaaaggttggggaccgctctTCTACAGAATAAAATAGCAAATCAGTGAAATCAAAAACAAATTATGAGTTGAAGAGATATTTTAAGAGATGCCATGCCCATTTTTAGCTTATATATTAAGCAGAGTTTTATGTATTGTTTAAATAAATTCCTTAACATGTGAAAATGTCATAGATGCCGTATGAATGATGCTATGAAGTGCTTTGTGAGAGCAATGGAGAGATGACTTTCTTGAAAATGATCAACAGAGATTTCAGAGAGAAGACAGTATTTGAGCAGTGTATCTGAGGACAGAGAAAATATATGTTTGGCTTATCACAGCATTGCTAGAAGAGTGGTTTTCAGTGAGGGGCAACTTTGCCCCCATGGAGACATCAGGCAGTGTCTGGAGACCTTTTAGGTTGTCACAACTggtactactggcatctaatgggtacaggcaagggatgctgctaaatacccTTCACTGAATAGGATTGCATCTCACAGCAAAGAACTGTCCAAAAAGTCCATAGCACTTAGGATGAGAAACCCTGCCCTTGGGACTGTCAGAGTTTGACAAGAAGTGGTCTTAACAGttgaatgagtggatggatgcTAGCAAGATGAGTATTAGTGATCCAAAGACACAAGCTTCAGGAATACTCATATTGAGAGGTCAGAATGAGGAAAAAGAAGACAATAATTTCACTTTTagaaaagtgaaataagacaaggaATAAGAAAGGGGTGAGGTCAGTTTAGGGTGAAATATTGGACAATAGTGTTGAATGTGACAGAATTCTTGTCAAAATGAGTATAATTCAAGTTTCTATCACTGGCAAATCACTTATGGGCTTGATCATAGTAACTCCCCagaaactagaataaataatgatATTAAGAAGTTAGCATTTAAACTGTGCTGAGTAACTATTATTTTGGCTGTAAATTGTGTCACATTCTGCCTTGCTTCACTTATAGTGAGAAAACAGCTAATTTTAATAGAAGAGCTAGGTTTTATGCCAGCTATTTATACCAACAATATGGATAAAGTAGTTCCGAGTCTAGGGATCCACTAATAAGTATCACTACTCACCACCAACTGGTGGAAATGTAGACAGAATATCTAGGCAGAAAGGCCTGGCCTTTAAAGGAACTACTGGATACCAAACCTTAATGGCAGAAACTAGTGGCAAGATTTATTTGCTTTCATACcatgaatatataaaaactatTTGAGTCTGACGTTTGGCCAGCTATCCACAAAACTTAGAATTCTCCTACACCAGTTCTCCTTATTCTCGTCATACTGTAAGGTGAATACTTATCAAAAGTgatgtttatgttttaaaagactCCAAAATTAAAGGCTTCTCAAAGTACATACATCAGTGCATAAGgtgaaatatgaaattaaaatagatTGGTTTAGAATggatcttttattttcattttttaaaaaaattttattggagtatagttgctttacaatgttgtgttagtttatactgtacagcaaagtgaatcagctatacgtatacgtatatcccctcttttttggatttccttcccatttaggtcatcatagagcactgagtagagttccctgtgctatacagtaggttctcattagttatctattttatacatagtatcaatagtgtagatatgtcaatctcagtctctcaattcatcccaccaccccccttcccccttggtatccatacgtttgttctctacaactgttatctttatttctgctttgtaaataagatcatctataccaattttttcagattccacacatatgcgttgatatacgatacttgtttttctttctgacttcactctttatgacagtctctaggtccatccacgtctctacaaatgacccaatttcattcctttttatggctgagtaatattccattgtatatatgtaccacatcttctttatccattcctctgtcgatggacatttaggcagcttccatgacctggctattgtaaatagtgctgcaatgaacattggggtgcatgtgccttttgaattatggttttctcagggtatatgcccagtagtgggattgctgggtcacatggtagttctatttttagtttttgaaggaacctccatactgttctccatagtggctgtatcaatttacattcccaccaacagtgcaagaatggATCTTATAGTCCAATATCTCCCAATTCCCCGAGTATCCCCCAATGTCCTAAATAATCAGCTTCTAGTGACAGTCAACATCCAAACTACAAGATAAAACACAGAACTTGGAGCACTGGTAATTCCAGAAATCATGTAATGGGCAAAAATGGACCCATCTTCTagtcattctcttttttaaaaaaaaaatcaatggtgaCATCAAATATATCTCTAAGTTCATTTCTTTGTGGGGAAGTAAATCTCAAGATATACAACGGAGTTGTAGGAATTCAGACAAATTGTCTAACACTGCCACTCCTGacattaaagaaaagtaaaatcaagCTGCAGTAGAAATCTCTTGAAGGAGAACTCATAAAGCACAACATTCAGCCTAAATAATGTGTGTGAGAGCAGAAGATAAATTATGTGGACTTTTATTGTTGACTTGGAACTATCCTTCTGTTGCTATCCAGTCATCTGTAAAAAAGCAAGCTGGCACACCTAAATGAAGTCCAAGACACTCTCTAATTTCCAGGATTTACCTTGCATCAACAAAGGACAGAACAGTCACTTAAACTTCCTCAGTAAGAGTTTCACAGTCATAAATTAGAAGGGGGCTTTTCCTTTTGCCTTACTCTATACTCTTTTGCTTATcggattttctccttttaaaatatgagtgTGTCATAGCTATATTGCTAATTTCAGTCACTGGTTCCTTCTTATAGCCAGAAAAAGATATCCTCACTATGGTAGCTTGGATTTGAGGAGAGAGTGCAGAAGGGGTAATGGACGATGTCAACCTGAGTGCCATAACACTGAAGTTAGGATTGCTTACTGCATAAGACCTGGAACTCATTGCTGCTTGCAGAAGTAAAgatgacagaagaaagaaaagagacacaTGCTCCGAGAAGAAAAGACCAGTGTTACTAAGTCTCCCTTCACATCCTTCAGCACATCCTTCCAGGCCTGCGTATCACAGTCATacataaagaattaaataaaatttaagagtgAACCATGCGGAAGTGGTTCTATGTCACACACATTATCTGGTGCCTTTACATTGCATTTTCTCTTGATCTCTAGGTACCAGAAATAAGCACGCTTTATTTTATGGAAGTTCTTCAAGAACTGTTCACATTTCTGTGGGCCCTGTGCTAGTTGACATCAGCAATGTTGGGAGAAACCATAGATCAGAGGTATTGACCCATCTTATTTCTGAGATACAAGCCTCCCATCGAGATGTgctgttatattattattaaacgCTGCTTGTAGATTattccatgaaaaaaatataaatccaCAGAATGTGTGAGGCAAGACGTTGAGCGTGCAGCTCCTTCTCTTGGGCGAGACAGAGCTGGAGTGAGAGAATGACAGAGTGTAAGAACAGAAGAGCAGCGGAAAATCACCATCAGCTCCATTTTCTAGCCATATTGTTTACGTAGCAGAGAAAAACCTGCATCAGGAAATTGAAGAGGGagtaaaaagggaagaaaataatttcataaaggAGAAGAGACAACGtgtaattaaatattttgacCAAGGAAGTCAGAAACTATGACTAATAGCTGAACTCAGCTCCTCCGTCCTGAGAGGTGACCCTGTCTAAGGAGATACACAGagcagaagggaggaggggatCTTCCCCCTTCAGCTCCACTCTGCCCCACTTCCTCTCACTGCCGTCTCTGAAGGTCTACAGTAGTTTTCCCCACAATCCTCTCAACAGTACAACCGTATCATACATTATCTACtcaaaaaatgcaaattctgcTTCTTTTATGAGTTTAGACATGCCATTTAGTAATTTGTATCAATTCAGAgtgctttagaaaaaaaatcatcaatacCACAACAGAGTAATGAAACAGAAATTTCCCTTcctcccaaaataaaattaaataacccTTTGGTCatttaagtaaagaaaaaggaCATCTATTGAGTGGATACCTGTGGGCCAGACTTGGACTCAGAAGGATACAAGTATTTCCAGGCCCCAGGTGCTCTCTTGATATTTGTATTATGGTGTCTCATCCCATATTCTAAATGCAAATATGAGATCTAAGGGTCTATGTTCATACTAAGCGTTATCTATTACAGTGAAGTGCATGGGGAAATAATTTTCCCCTATTTAGATAAAGTTTCTAGATATATTTCTACCATGAGGGActgtttaatttttagttttattttaataaacatgaGTTCccattataaaacaattatttgcTAGGCATACATTGGAGGCTTACATGCATtgtatttcacattttaataacttaaaataGACTTTGTCCAATGTGTTGCTTTGCAATGTAAATATCTTCAAAAGTATTTTtacaatattcatttaaaaagagtttctcaaccttagcATTATTGATATTTTAGTCCAACAATTCTTTATTGTGgcagctgtcctgtgcattgtatcTTTAGCAACACGACATTTCTCCACATCCCTAGCCTTTACCCACCAGATGTTGATAGCACTCTTTCCCctaattgtgacaaccaaaaatatctacCTACGTTGTTAAATATGCCCTTTAGGGAGCAAAATCACTCCTGGTTTAGAGCCACTGGTTTATAATTAAGCACTCTTTctcacagaaatttaaaaataaaaatggaaacaaaaaaatcatcAATGTTTTCAGATAATCAATAAATTTTCTGTGCTTTATGAGAACAAACATCtatttgaatttttcaaatgttattaTAAATGAGCTAGAGATGATGATATATTGGTGGTCCCAGAAAAAGATTAGCCTAACTTTTGAACAATAAATATATCAGCCACATTGAGAAGGAGATTAGTAAAATAAATGCTCGAGGCAAGTTTGATTATTATTGATATTTGTCCTACCTGACCAGATACTGAGCCAGAATTACATCAAAGCCTATAAAGTAAAATTGAGAAGCCTAATATACTAGCAGTATGGAGCACGTAAGAATTGAATGTCTTAGTGATCACCCAGAAGTGGTAGATGGGTAGAGGTTTCTTGGAAGACACTCGAGATTCTTCTGCATGTGAACTAGTCTGTACTGGTAGACCCCCCATCTTTCAGTACTTGACAGAGAAAACCAAAACCATCTAAATTTTTGATCTGGTCTCTCCTTGTGTATAGTCCAGTATATATTCAAGCTACCAGCTTCTGCCTTCAGCACAAGGGACAAATGTGACAGTCTTGAAGAATGCAAACCCATGAACATCAagtatgaaattaatattcttccCTGTGGAAATCTTTTAGTTCTTTGTGATATCAACTGAAAATTCTAGAAGCCCCTTTAATGAAGTTCTGCAGCCagctttcttaaaaagaaagaggTGTCACTGATTATTCATAGTGCCCTCAGAAtttattaacaaaaaaagaaaagaaaaaagggggaaaatactTATAAATGCAAAGATTTCTGGCAACTTTCTTGCTCATACACTGTaattttcattgcatttattgACCAAACAGTTAGCTATCTTAAGTTAAACTAGTTTGCTCTAAAAAGCTGAAGGTTTTGCATTTTCCCCCTCCTTTGGCCCAGAATCTGAATTTTGATGACATTATGTATTTCcctttacttttagttttctgtAAGTTTTGATTGGCAGAGACCTTGATGAAATAGACACCACGAGGTATcacatatttttgttgttatttagtAGCTCAATATACACCTGAATCAATTAAAAACattatgttgggcttccctggtggcgcagtggttgagagtccgcctgccgatgcaggggacacgggttcgtgccctggtccgggaagatcccacatgccgcggagcggctgggcccgtgagccatggccactgagcctgcgcatctggagcctgtgctccacaaagggagaggccacagcggtgagaggcccgcgtaccgcaaaaaccccccaaaaaactgtGTTTCTGTGTGCATATCTAAGGTAGcttactttttaataaattattctaTGAATAAGTATTTTCATGCCTACTGTGTTCCAATTATCGGGGATATACTGGGTAGGAGATAACAAAGAATCAGAAGAAACCATAACTATCACATAAGGGTTTATATTTTGGCTGCAAGgataaacaaatgtttaaaaaaatacatataattaagTACTAAATTATGTTATGTAGACTGTTGAAAGGAACATATCCATTTGCTCTACTATaatgaaaaaatttcaattaagaGTAAGATCTGGAATGGAGAAGAAAGTATTGAACAAATGATACTGTGAGGAGGAAATAAGAATCggtttaaaaaattgagaaaacatgaaatgaaaaaataaagtaagaaaaaaagataggGGAGTAAAAGCCCCTAGAAGCCACCTGAAATTTAATACTGATGTGAGCTGTAAGATAAGGATGTACGCTTTCTGTGCAAGTGAAATGTTTGTATCTTTGTCACCTTTTCAAACAACTGGCAAATTGTCCTATAAAACAACCTGACATCTCAAACACTCCATCTCCTACACAAATGATCTCATGACTACAACAGgttgttttttccctttagtaAAAAAATTAGATTGCTGACTTTAGATGTCTTTCTTGATTGCAGCCAGAAGTGAACTTGAACCAAAGTATAGATTTGAGAGATGCCAAGAAGTGAAAGGAATATGTAAAGCATTTTGTGATGACATTGAGTATGATTACGGATACTGCATTAAATGGAGAATTCGGTATTGCATATAAACTCTGGAAACCAGAAGTACAATTGAACATCAAAGTCTTTAAAATTTAGAGATACGTCTTATTGACTCAAGAGtaggtaaaaagaa from Mesoplodon densirostris isolate mMesDen1 chromosome 10, mMesDen1 primary haplotype, whole genome shotgun sequence encodes the following:
- the LOC132497770 gene encoding beta-defensin 110-like isoform X2, which produces MKIHLFFFILLFWVTILPARSELEPKYRFERCQEVKGICKAFCDDIEYDYGYCIKWRIRYCI
- the LOC132497770 gene encoding beta-defensin 110-like isoform X1; the encoded protein is MKIHLFFFILLFWVTILPARKRYPHYGSLDLRRECRRGNGRCQPECHNTEVRIAYCIRPGTHCCLQK